A stretch of Chelmon rostratus isolate fCheRos1 chromosome 18, fCheRos1.pri, whole genome shotgun sequence DNA encodes these proteins:
- the gjd2b gene encoding gap junction protein delta 2b — translation MGEWTILERLLEAAVQQHSTMIGRILLTVVVIFRILIVAIVGETVYNDEQSMFVCNTLQPGCNQACYDRAFPISHIRYWVFQIIMVCCPSLCFITYSVHQSAKQKEQRYSTVYLSLDKDQDSMKRDDSKKIKNTIVNGVLQNTENSNKEAEPDCLKVKDIPNSALRTTKSKMRRQEGISRFYIIQVVFRNALEIGFLVGQYFLYGFNVPAVYECDRHPCIKDVECYVSRPTEKTVFLVFMFAVSGICVVLNLAELNHLGWRKIKTAVRGVQARRKSIYEIRNKDLHSMSMPNFGRTQSSDSAYV, via the exons ATGGGGGAGTGGACCATATTAGAGCGGCTCTTGGAGGCGGCAGTCCAGCAGCACTCTACTATGATCGGAAG GATCCTACTGACTGTGGTGGTGATCTTCCGTATTCTGATCGTGGCAATAGTTGGAGAGACTGTGTACAATGACGAACagtccatgtttgtgtgtaacaCCTTACAGCCAGGATGCAACCAGGCCTGCTATGACAGGGCTTTTCCCATATCCCACATCAGGTACTGGGTGTTCCAGATCATCATGGTGTGTTGCCCCAGCCTCTGCTTCATTACCTACTCTGTGCACCAGTCTGCTAAGCAGAAGGAGCAGCGGTACTCCACAGTGTACCTCTCCCTGGACAAAGACCAGGACTCCATGAAGAGAGATGACAGCAAGAAGATCAAGAACACAATTGTGAACGGAGTGCtacagaacacagaaaactcCAACAAGGAGGCAGAGCCTGATTGCCTCAAGGTAAAGGACATTCCCAACTCAGCCCTGCGAACTACAAAGTCAAAAATGAGAAGGCAAGAGGGCATCTCCAGGTTCTATATCATTCAGGTGGTGTTCAGAAATGCATTAGAGATAGGATTTCTTGTGGGTCAATACTTCCTGTATGGATTCAATGTCCCTGCGGTGTATGAGTGTGATCGACACCCTTGCATAAAAGATGTAGAGTGCTATGTTTCCAGGCCAACAGAGAAGACAGTGTTTCTGGTCTTCATGTTTGCTGTCAGTGGGATTTGCGTGGTGCTGAACTTAGCAGAACTCAACCACCTCGGCTGGAGGAAGATCAAAACTGCTGTGAGAGGAGTGCAGGCCAGGAGGAAGTCCATTTATGAGATTCGTAACAAAGACTTGCATAGTATGAGTATGCCCAACTTTGGGCGCACTCAGTCCAGTGACTCTGCATATGTGTAA